A section of the Serratia liquefaciens ATCC 27592 genome encodes:
- a CDS encoding ABC transporter permease yields the protein MSSISFEKSSAPERDLGAVESEGTLPTHRPRRRRVPLTLLLAWAVIAIAVLWALAPQLFTAYSGTEGIAGAQRLAPGGEHWLGTDQLGRDLYARIVYGASQTLSAALVAVALGLLLGTALGLIAGAVGGISDDAVMRLVDVLLSIPGLLLSLSIIILLGFGTVNAAIAVGITSVANFARLARAEVVRVRHSDYVEAAYGSGGTFWAVLWRHILPNSLTSVIAFSALQFGSAILAIATLSFLGYGTPPPTPEWGLLIAEGRNYISTAWWLTTFPGLAVVAVVLAANRISRALGRTPA from the coding sequence ATGAGCAGTATCTCCTTTGAGAAATCCAGCGCGCCAGAGCGCGATCTGGGCGCGGTGGAAAGCGAAGGCACTTTGCCAACGCACCGTCCGCGCCGCCGTCGTGTACCGCTGACGCTGTTGCTGGCTTGGGCGGTGATTGCCATCGCGGTGCTGTGGGCGCTGGCACCGCAGCTGTTCACGGCCTACAGCGGCACCGAAGGCATTGCCGGGGCGCAGCGTTTGGCACCGGGGGGCGAACATTGGTTGGGCACCGATCAACTGGGGCGCGACCTCTATGCGCGCATTGTTTATGGCGCTTCGCAGACGCTGTCCGCCGCGCTGGTGGCGGTCGCTTTAGGTCTGCTGTTGGGCACCGCGCTGGGGCTGATTGCCGGTGCGGTGGGCGGCATCTCGGATGACGCTGTGATGCGCCTTGTCGACGTGTTGCTGTCGATTCCCGGTCTGCTGCTGTCGTTGAGCATCATTATTTTGCTGGGCTTCGGCACGGTTAACGCCGCCATCGCCGTGGGGATAACCTCGGTGGCGAATTTTGCCCGCCTGGCGCGCGCCGAGGTGGTGCGGGTACGCCACAGCGATTACGTCGAGGCGGCCTATGGCAGCGGCGGTACCTTCTGGGCGGTGCTGTGGCGGCACATTTTGCCGAACTCGTTAACCTCGGTAATTGCCTTCTCGGCATTGCAGTTCGGCAGCGCGATTCTGGCGATTGCCACCTTGAGCTTCCTGGGTTACGGCACGCCACCGCCGACGCCAGAGTGGGGGTTACTGATCGCCGAAGGGCGCAACTATATTTCCACCGCCTGGTGGCTAACCACCTTCCCGGGGCTGGCGGTCGTGGCGGTGGTTCTGGCGGCCAACCGCATCAGCCGGGCATTGGGGAGAACGCCAGCATGA
- a CDS encoding ABC transporter permease — MSRYLARRIGQALLVLWATFSLSFILLQVLPGDAILIKFQNPDMGLSPAQIADMRAAYGADVSLWQQYLHALGNVLRGDLGYSIQAGVPVTELLATNLPATLQLALLGFSLALILALALAFISNLARFGWLRSLLQSLPSLFVSVPTFWLGIVLIQLFSFRLKLIPVINPGEWEGLILPIVTLAIPISAPLAQILIRSIDQVQTQPFVAVARAKGASRSRVLWRHVARNAMLPVLTIAGILLGELIAGALITETVFGRSGLGQLTLQAVLNQDVAVLQAIVVISAAAFVTLNLLVDLLFPLLDPRLKTHTGAAV; from the coding sequence ATGAGCCGATATCTGGCACGGCGTATCGGGCAGGCGCTGCTGGTGCTGTGGGCGACCTTTAGCCTGTCGTTTATCTTACTGCAGGTGCTGCCGGGTGATGCCATTCTGATTAAGTTTCAGAACCCGGACATGGGCCTCAGCCCGGCGCAGATCGCCGATATGCGCGCGGCCTATGGCGCCGATGTGTCGCTGTGGCAGCAGTATCTGCATGCACTGGGCAACGTGCTGCGCGGGGACCTCGGCTATTCCATTCAGGCTGGCGTGCCGGTGACGGAGCTGTTGGCCACCAACTTGCCCGCCACGCTGCAACTGGCGCTATTGGGGTTTTCGCTGGCGCTGATCCTGGCGTTGGCGTTGGCCTTTATCTCCAATTTGGCCCGTTTTGGCTGGCTGAGGTCATTGCTGCAGTCGCTGCCATCGCTGTTTGTCTCGGTGCCGACCTTCTGGTTGGGCATTGTGCTGATCCAGCTGTTTTCTTTTCGGCTCAAGCTGATCCCGGTGATCAATCCGGGGGAGTGGGAAGGGCTGATCCTGCCGATCGTGACGCTGGCAATACCGATTTCCGCCCCGCTGGCGCAGATCTTGATCCGCAGTATCGACCAGGTACAAACCCAACCCTTTGTCGCCGTGGCCCGTGCCAAAGGCGCCAGCCGCAGCCGGGTGCTGTGGCGGCATGTGGCGCGTAACGCCATGCTGCCGGTGCTGACCATCGCCGGTATTTTACTGGGCGAACTGATCGCCGGTGCGTTGATTACCGAAACCGTGTTTGGCCGCAGCGGGTTGGGGCAACTCACCTTGCAGGCGGTGCTGAATCAGGACGTCGCGGTGCTGCAAGCGATCGTGGTGATTTCCGCCGCCGCTTTCGTCACCCTCAATCTGCTGGTGGATCTGCTGTTCCCGCTGCTGGATCCGCGATTGAAAACCCATACAGGAGCCGCCGTATGA
- a CDS encoding TIGR04028 family ABC transporter substrate-binding protein — translation MFKFSFNRLTSGITVALGLTVAATPALASVQGGTLIYLEQQAHTNLYPPSGGFYPNGGILNQITDKLTYQNPKTLEIEPWIAESWSSNADKTEYTFKLRPGVTFSDGTPLDANAVAKNFDTYGLGNKEKRLPVSEVINNYDHSEVIDPLTVKFYFKRSSPGFLQGTATIGSGLVSLSTLNRNYDELGDARHIIGSGPFVVSAETLGREVDLSVRKDYRWGPARLTQQGRANLDGIKVIVTGEDSVRIGALQAGQADFIRQIQAYDEKQTQDQGFTIYAAPTRGVNDSVAFRPDNPLVSDLRVRQALLHATDSKQIVETLFSVNYPQAKSVIASSAAGFVDLSAKLKFDPALANRLLDEAGWKKGGDGLREKDGKKLLLNVYESLPQPQNKAVLQLVSQQWGKVGARLNILAGDAGSKVADNLDPQKTPAAVVEVGRADPDVIKSQFYPTNRDALLQQGGTGKNSAFKDDKLNALLLGIASEVDAQKRLQIAGEAQNYLLDQAYVIPFFEEPQVFAGAPYLKGVSFEAVGRPSFYGAWLEKR, via the coding sequence ATGTTTAAGTTCTCTTTCAATAGATTAACCAGCGGAATAACAGTGGCATTGGGCTTGACGGTGGCGGCTACACCGGCGCTGGCGTCGGTGCAGGGCGGCACGCTGATCTACCTGGAACAGCAGGCGCACACCAACCTTTATCCGCCTTCCGGCGGCTTCTACCCCAACGGCGGCATCCTCAACCAGATCACCGACAAGCTGACCTACCAGAACCCAAAAACGTTGGAAATTGAGCCGTGGATCGCCGAATCCTGGAGCAGTAACGCCGACAAAACCGAATACACCTTCAAGCTCCGGCCGGGCGTGACCTTCTCGGACGGTACGCCGCTGGACGCCAACGCGGTGGCGAAGAACTTCGATACCTACGGCCTGGGCAACAAAGAGAAACGTCTGCCGGTCTCCGAGGTGATCAATAACTATGACCACAGTGAAGTGATCGATCCCTTGACCGTGAAGTTCTACTTCAAGCGCTCTTCGCCGGGTTTCCTGCAGGGTACTGCCACCATAGGGTCAGGGCTGGTTTCTCTCAGCACCTTAAACCGTAATTATGACGAATTGGGTGACGCGCGCCATATCATCGGCTCCGGCCCGTTCGTGGTCAGTGCCGAAACGCTGGGGCGCGAAGTGGATCTCAGCGTGCGCAAAGATTACCGCTGGGGCCCGGCCAGGCTGACGCAGCAGGGGCGCGCCAATCTGGACGGTATCAAGGTGATCGTGACCGGCGAAGACAGCGTACGTATTGGCGCATTGCAGGCCGGGCAGGCGGACTTTATTCGCCAGATCCAGGCCTATGACGAGAAACAAACCCAGGATCAGGGTTTCACTATCTACGCCGCCCCAACGCGCGGCGTAAATGACAGCGTGGCCTTCCGGCCGGACAACCCGTTGGTGAGCGACCTGCGCGTGCGTCAGGCATTGCTGCACGCCACCGACAGCAAGCAGATCGTCGAGACGCTGTTCTCCGTTAACTATCCGCAGGCCAAATCGGTAATTGCTTCTTCCGCCGCCGGTTTTGTCGATCTTTCCGCCAAACTGAAATTCGACCCGGCGCTGGCTAACCGCCTGCTGGATGAAGCGGGCTGGAAAAAGGGCGGCGATGGCCTGCGTGAGAAGGACGGCAAAAAACTGTTGCTGAACGTTTATGAATCGCTGCCGCAACCGCAGAACAAGGCGGTGCTGCAGCTGGTTTCACAGCAGTGGGGCAAGGTCGGTGCGCGTTTGAACATTCTGGCGGGCGACGCCGGCAGCAAGGTGGCGGATAACCTGGATCCGCAGAAAACCCCGGCGGCGGTGGTGGAAGTGGGGCGGGCCGATCCGGATGTGATTAAAAGTCAGTTCTACCCGACCAACCGCGATGCGCTGTTGCAGCAAGGCGGGACGGGCAAAAACAGCGCATTTAAAGATGACAAGCTGAACGCGCTGCTGCTGGGCATCGCTTCAGAGGTGGATGCCCAAAAACGCCTGCAGATTGCCGGCGAGGCGCAAAACTACCTGCTCGATCAGGCTTACGTGATCCCGTTCTTCGAAGAGCCGCAGGTGTTTGCCGGAGCGCCTTATCTCAAGGGCGTAAGTTTTGAAGCGGTCGGCCGCCCGAGTTTCTACGGCGCCTGGCTGGAAAAACGCTGA
- a CDS encoding serine-tRNA(Ala) deacylase AlaX, with translation MTERLYYYSDELQGAAQVLACTPMEEGGYAIELDATLFHPQGGGQPADGGKLGGIPVLRVAQQGDKVLHFTAEPLAAGPVSVQIDGEQRRLHTRWHSAGHLIGWLGETRGWQPVKAHHWPGEGRITFTPGAEPQTLDQDFLQAELARLIAADLPRRQVAVDGLRQVGFGELPTYGCGGTHVPSLAELGAVNITALKVKKGQLIVQYALD, from the coding sequence ATGACCGAACGGCTTTATTATTACAGCGACGAATTACAGGGCGCAGCGCAGGTGCTGGCCTGTACCCCGATGGAAGAGGGTGGATACGCGATAGAGCTGGACGCCACATTGTTTCACCCGCAGGGCGGCGGACAACCGGCCGACGGCGGTAAGCTTGGCGGCATCCCGGTGCTACGCGTGGCGCAGCAGGGCGACAAGGTGCTGCATTTCACCGCCGAGCCGTTGGCCGCAGGGCCGGTGAGCGTGCAGATTGATGGCGAACAGCGGCGGTTGCATACCCGTTGGCACTCCGCCGGGCATCTGATCGGCTGGCTGGGGGAAACCCGCGGCTGGCAACCGGTGAAGGCGCACCACTGGCCGGGCGAAGGGCGGATCACTTTCACACCGGGCGCGGAGCCACAAACGCTGGATCAGGATTTTCTTCAGGCGGAGCTGGCAAGGCTGATTGCGGCAGACCTTCCGCGCAGACAGGTGGCGGTTGACGGCCTGCGGCAGGTGGGATTTGGCGAACTGCCGACCTATGGCTGCGGCGGTACCCATGTGCCCTCGCTGGCGGAGCTGGGCGCGGTAAACATCACAGCGCTCAAAGTGAAAAAAGGCCAGTTGATTGTTCAGTACGCGCTAGATTAA
- a CDS encoding LysR family transcriptional regulator has protein sequence MSTNLSHSLLAEMAVFVQVVESGSFSAAARRLGTSPSAASRSVAKLEQALALQLLHRTTRKLRLSEQGEEVFQRCRSMLDAAHSVMEFSGRGAVEPEGLVSVSVPKAVGRYVLHPHIPAFLRRYPKVDVRLRLEDRYMDLIDDRVDLALRITERPSPGLIGRQLMTIDHLLCATPAYLAQQGTPRHPQDLAQHSCIYLGETPNDARWKFRQAGKTVTVNVRGRYAANHTGVRLDAVKQHIGIGSLPYFTARQALDDGEVVQVLPQWDFLSSYHGGLWLLYAPNQYLPPKLRVFIDYLVACLAKEPQLKRLA, from the coding sequence GTGAGCACAAATCTCTCTCATTCGCTGCTGGCCGAAATGGCCGTGTTTGTCCAGGTGGTGGAGAGCGGCAGTTTTTCCGCCGCCGCCCGTCGACTGGGCACATCCCCCTCTGCCGCCAGCCGCAGCGTGGCTAAACTGGAACAGGCATTAGCATTGCAACTGCTACACCGCACCACGCGCAAATTGCGGCTAAGCGAACAGGGCGAAGAAGTATTTCAACGCTGCCGCAGCATGCTGGACGCCGCGCACTCGGTGATGGAGTTCAGCGGGCGCGGTGCAGTAGAGCCTGAAGGCTTGGTCAGCGTCAGCGTGCCCAAGGCGGTGGGGCGTTATGTGCTGCACCCGCACATACCGGCGTTTTTACGCCGCTATCCCAAAGTCGACGTTCGCCTGCGGCTGGAAGACCGCTATATGGATTTGATTGATGATCGGGTCGATCTGGCGCTGCGCATTACCGAACGCCCTTCCCCTGGGCTGATTGGCCGCCAACTGATGACCATCGACCACCTGCTGTGCGCCACACCGGCTTATCTGGCACAGCAGGGAACGCCGCGGCATCCGCAGGATTTGGCGCAGCACAGCTGCATTTATCTGGGTGAAACGCCGAACGACGCCCGTTGGAAATTCCGCCAGGCCGGGAAAACGGTGACGGTCAACGTACGTGGGCGCTACGCCGCCAACCATACCGGCGTGCGGCTGGATGCGGTGAAACAGCACATTGGCATTGGCAGCCTGCCGTACTTTACCGCCCGTCAGGCGCTGGACGACGGCGAAGTGGTGCAGGTGCTGCCGCAATGGGATTTCCTCAGCAGTTACCACGGCGGGCTGTGGTTGCTGTATGCCCCCAATCAGTACCTGCCGCCCAAGCTGCGGGTGTTTATCGACTATCTGGTGGCCTGCCTGGCGAAAGAGCCGCAGCTAAAGCGCCTTGCGTAA
- the alkB gene encoding DNA oxidative demethylase AlkB, with product MTLDLFEDSVPPPWREQIAPGAVVMHGFVRDHGPELLAAVHGVIAQVPWRHMTTPGGHVMSVAMSWCGNGWSSDSRGYRYSERDSRSGKRWPPIPDILMALADEAAQQAGFAPFVPDSCLMNRYDPGSKLSLHQDKDEHDFGSPIVSVSLGLPAVFQFGGMQRSDRAQRIPLAHGDVVVWGGPSRLCFHGIMPIKEGYHSLVGPHRINITLRKAL from the coding sequence ATGACCCTCGATCTTTTTGAAGACTCCGTGCCGCCGCCGTGGCGGGAACAGATTGCGCCAGGCGCGGTGGTGATGCATGGTTTTGTGCGCGATCACGGCCCAGAACTGCTGGCGGCGGTGCATGGGGTGATTGCTCAGGTGCCCTGGCGGCACATGACTACGCCGGGCGGTCATGTGATGTCGGTGGCGATGAGCTGGTGCGGCAACGGCTGGAGCAGCGACAGCCGCGGTTACCGCTATTCGGAGCGCGATTCGCGCAGCGGCAAACGTTGGCCGCCGATCCCGGATATCCTGATGGCGCTGGCGGATGAAGCGGCACAGCAGGCGGGCTTTGCCCCGTTTGTACCGGATTCCTGCCTGATGAACCGCTACGATCCGGGCAGCAAGCTGTCATTGCATCAGGACAAAGACGAGCATGATTTCGGTTCGCCGATCGTTTCCGTTTCCCTCGGGCTGCCGGCGGTATTCCAGTTCGGCGGCATGCAACGTAGCGATCGGGCCCAGCGCATTCCTTTGGCGCACGGCGACGTGGTGGTGTGGGGCGGCCCGTCGCGGCTGTGTTTTCACGGCATTATGCCGATCAAGGAAGGCTACCATTCGCTGGTGGGGCCGCACCGTATCAATATCACCTTACGCAAGGCGCTTTAG
- the rarD gene encoding EamA family transporter RarD, with the protein MIKGIVLSVIASVLFGVMYYYTSTLTPLDGEQVFGWRTLLTVPFLTLFMVLSADWRKVSETLSWIKQRPRRLLFLPLSSALLGVQLWLFLWAPLHGKALEVSLGYFLLPLTMVLAGRLIFRDRLSLLQKLAVSCAIIGVGNELYQVGGVSWTTLLVALGYPVYFILRRRFGTDNLGGLWCELTLMLPVAAWFAFGGNGPLAALSISPALYWQIPLLGVISAAALVCYILASRLLPFSLFGLLSYVEPVLLVVVALLLGESIGRDEWLTYIPIWLAVLLLVSEGASHLLRRRRIHRQM; encoded by the coding sequence GTGATTAAAGGGATCGTTCTTTCCGTCATCGCCTCGGTATTGTTCGGCGTGATGTATTACTACACCTCTACCCTGACGCCGCTTGACGGTGAGCAAGTCTTTGGCTGGCGTACTCTGCTGACGGTGCCGTTTTTGACGCTGTTTATGGTGCTTTCCGCCGACTGGCGCAAGGTCAGCGAGACCTTGAGTTGGATAAAACAGCGGCCGCGCCGCCTGCTGTTTCTGCCGCTGAGTTCGGCGCTGCTGGGGGTTCAGCTCTGGCTGTTTCTCTGGGCACCGCTGCACGGCAAGGCGTTGGAGGTATCGCTCGGCTATTTCCTGCTGCCGCTGACCATGGTGCTGGCAGGACGCCTGATCTTCCGCGATCGCCTTTCGCTGCTGCAAAAACTGGCGGTCAGCTGCGCCATTATCGGCGTCGGCAACGAGTTGTATCAGGTCGGCGGTGTGTCCTGGACCACCTTGCTGGTGGCGCTGGGCTACCCGGTGTACTTTATCCTGCGCCGCCGTTTCGGCACCGACAACCTGGGTGGCTTGTGGTGTGAGCTGACGCTGATGCTGCCGGTCGCCGCCTGGTTCGCTTTCGGGGGCAACGGGCCACTGGCGGCGTTGAGCATCAGCCCGGCACTTTATTGGCAAATCCCGCTGTTGGGGGTGATCAGCGCCGCTGCGCTGGTGTGCTATATCCTGGCCAGCCGTCTGCTGCCGTTCAGCCTGTTCGGCCTGCTGAGCTATGTGGAGCCGGTGCTGTTGGTGGTGGTGGCCTTGCTGCTTGGCGAGAGCATCGGCCGGGATGAATGGCTGACCTATATTCCTATCTGGCTGGCGGTGCTGCTGTTGGTGTCGGAAGGGGCCAGCCACCTGCTGCGTCGCAGGCGAATCCACCGGCAAATGTGA
- a CDS encoding 4'-phosphopantetheinyl transferase family protein — protein sequence MFSSFIPTFERLNLDDYPGQVVRCRFSVAHYQDDCFAAIGMALPEHLARAVPKRRAEYLAGRYLARTLLAPLGFADFTLLRGEDRAPQWPPGIAGALSHNADTALCAVHPETGLGGVGLDVETFIPAGRAEELQRAIVSEAESAQLRTHSQPFNHLLTLAFSAKESLFKALYPQVRCYFDFLDARLVTLDTQRQTFELELLKTLTPQCHAGRRFCGRYWQKGDDVTTFIYL from the coding sequence GTGTTCTCTTCTTTTATTCCCACCTTTGAACGGTTGAACCTGGACGATTACCCGGGGCAGGTTGTCCGTTGCCGCTTTTCTGTGGCGCACTACCAGGATGACTGTTTCGCTGCCATTGGCATGGCGCTCCCCGAACATCTGGCGCGTGCGGTGCCAAAGCGGCGGGCGGAATATCTGGCCGGGCGTTATCTGGCGCGGACCTTGTTGGCACCGCTGGGTTTTGCGGATTTCACGCTGTTGCGCGGCGAAGACCGGGCACCGCAGTGGCCGCCGGGTATCGCCGGTGCGCTCAGCCACAATGCGGACACAGCGCTTTGCGCGGTGCATCCGGAAACCGGGTTGGGCGGCGTGGGGCTGGACGTTGAAACGTTCATTCCCGCCGGGCGTGCGGAGGAGCTGCAGCGAGCTATCGTCAGCGAGGCGGAATCTGCCCAACTGCGCACTCATTCACAGCCATTTAACCACCTGCTGACCTTGGCCTTTTCCGCCAAAGAGAGCCTGTTCAAAGCGCTATATCCGCAGGTGCGCTGCTATTTTGACTTTCTCGACGCACGCCTGGTCACGCTGGATACGCAACGACAGACGTTCGAATTGGAACTGCTCAAAACCCTCACGCCGCAGTGCCATGCAGGTCGCCGTTTTTGCGGACGTTACTGGCAGAAAGGTGACGATGTCACGACTTTTATTTATTTGTAA
- the agp gene encoding bifunctional glucose-1-phosphatase/inositol phosphatase — protein MKRKTLLLCLPLFMTGTALAETNDYQLDQVLVMSRHNLRAPLANNGSVLAQSTPKAWPAWDTPGGLLTTKGGVLEVYMGHYFNAWLKQTGVLPQEGCPTAGSVYVYANSLQRTVATAQFFTNGAFPGCDVSVHHQDKMGEMDPTFNPIITDNSEAFNQQALGAMNAELASLKLDASYKQLEKIIDYKDSSACKTDKHCDLTKEASKMSAVPGKEPGVAGPLRVGNSLVDAFMLQYYEGFPMKAVAWGKITTPQQWKQLAQLKDGYQDSLFTSPVVAQNVAKPLLTYINGALIGERKPDSPKVTVLVGHDSNIASLLSAMEFKPYQLPHQYEKTPIGGKLVFQRWHDKKNDRDLLKIEYVYQSTDQLRNATPLTLKTPPQRVTMALKGCPIDKQGYCAWSDFEKTMKGIL, from the coding sequence ATGAAAAGAAAAACTTTATTGCTGTGCTTGCCGTTATTTATGACCGGGACTGCCTTGGCGGAAACCAACGACTATCAATTGGATCAGGTGCTGGTGATGAGCCGCCATAACCTGCGTGCGCCGCTGGCCAACAACGGCAGCGTATTGGCGCAGTCCACGCCCAAAGCCTGGCCGGCCTGGGACACGCCGGGTGGCCTGCTGACCACCAAGGGCGGGGTGCTGGAAGTGTATATGGGCCACTACTTCAATGCGTGGCTCAAGCAAACCGGAGTATTGCCGCAGGAAGGCTGCCCGACCGCCGGCAGCGTTTACGTCTATGCCAACAGTTTGCAACGCACGGTGGCGACCGCGCAGTTCTTTACCAACGGTGCTTTCCCCGGTTGTGACGTCAGCGTGCATCATCAGGACAAAATGGGGGAGATGGATCCCACCTTCAACCCGATCATCACTGACAACAGCGAAGCTTTCAATCAGCAGGCTCTGGGGGCAATGAACGCCGAACTGGCCTCGTTGAAGCTGGACGCCTCCTACAAGCAATTAGAAAAAATCATCGATTACAAAGATTCCAGCGCCTGTAAAACCGACAAGCACTGCGATCTGACCAAAGAAGCCAGCAAAATGAGCGCGGTGCCGGGCAAAGAGCCGGGTGTGGCCGGGCCGCTGCGGGTAGGGAACTCGCTGGTGGACGCCTTTATGCTGCAATATTACGAAGGCTTCCCGATGAAGGCCGTGGCCTGGGGCAAAATCACCACGCCACAGCAGTGGAAACAGTTGGCGCAGCTGAAAGACGGCTATCAGGATTCGCTGTTCACCTCGCCGGTGGTGGCGCAAAACGTGGCCAAACCGCTGCTGACGTATATCAACGGCGCATTGATTGGCGAACGCAAGCCGGATTCGCCGAAGGTAACGGTGCTGGTGGGTCACGACTCCAACATTGCCTCCCTGCTGTCGGCGATGGAGTTCAAGCCGTACCAACTGCCGCACCAGTATGAGAAAACGCCAATTGGCGGCAAGCTGGTGTTCCAGCGCTGGCACGATAAGAAAAACGATCGCGATTTGCTGAAAATCGAGTACGTGTATCAATCCACCGACCAGTTGCGCAATGCCACTCCGCTGACGCTGAAAACCCCGCCGCAGCGCGTTACGATGGCGTTAAAAGGCTGCCCAATCGATAAGCAGGGCTACTGCGCCTGGAGCGACTTCGAAAAAACCATGAAAGGGATTCTGTAA
- a CDS encoding anion permease: MSETKEKIWKALAPLLVLAILLWIPTPDGMPPQAWRYFAIFVAMIVGMILEPIPATAISFIAVTLSVLSANWVLFGAQELAEPGFKAGKEALKWGLAGFSSTTVWLVFGAFIFALGYEATGLGRRIALFLVKFMGKRTLTLGYAVVIIDILLAPFTPSNTARTGGTVFPVVKNLPPLFDSFPNDPSSRRIGGYLMWMMVVGTSISSSMFVTGAAPNVLGIEFVSKIAGVHISWMQWFLAFLPVGLLLLVIAPLISYYLYKPGVTHSSEVASWANSALGEMGKLTRKEYTLIGLVLLSLCLWVFGGKILDATTVCLLAVSLMLALHVVSWKDITKYSSAWNTLVNLATLVVMANGLTRSGFIDWFALTMSTHLDGFSPDMTVVALVLVFYFAHYLFASLSAHTATLLPVILAVGKGLPGVPMEQLSMLLVLSIGIMGVLTPYATGPGVIIYGCGYVKSKDYWRMGGILGVVYIAALLLIGWPIMRLWM; the protein is encoded by the coding sequence ATGTCCGAAACCAAGGAAAAAATCTGGAAAGCGCTGGCGCCGCTGTTGGTGCTGGCGATCCTGCTCTGGATACCCACGCCCGACGGCATGCCGCCGCAGGCCTGGCGCTACTTCGCCATTTTTGTGGCGATGATTGTCGGCATGATCCTGGAGCCGATCCCGGCGACGGCGATCAGCTTTATCGCCGTGACCCTCAGCGTGCTGAGCGCCAACTGGGTGCTGTTCGGGGCGCAGGAATTAGCGGAGCCGGGCTTCAAGGCCGGTAAAGAGGCGCTGAAATGGGGGCTGGCCGGATTCTCCAGCACCACCGTCTGGCTTGTGTTCGGCGCATTTATCTTTGCGCTCGGCTACGAAGCCACCGGGCTAGGGCGACGCATTGCGCTGTTTTTGGTGAAGTTTATGGGCAAGCGTACCCTGACACTCGGTTATGCGGTGGTGATCATCGATATCCTGCTGGCACCTTTTACCCCGTCCAACACCGCCCGTACCGGTGGCACCGTGTTCCCGGTGGTGAAAAACCTGCCGCCGCTGTTTGATTCCTTCCCCAACGATCCCTCCTCACGGCGCATCGGCGGTTACCTGATGTGGATGATGGTGGTCGGGACCAGCATCAGCTCCTCGATGTTTGTCACCGGCGCCGCGCCTAACGTGCTGGGTATCGAGTTCGTCAGCAAAATCGCCGGCGTGCATATCAGCTGGATGCAGTGGTTCCTGGCCTTCCTGCCGGTCGGTCTGCTGCTGCTGGTGATTGCGCCGTTGATTTCCTATTACCTGTACAAACCGGGCGTTACGCACAGCAGCGAAGTCGCTTCCTGGGCCAATAGCGCGCTGGGGGAAATGGGCAAGCTGACGCGCAAGGAGTACACGCTGATTGGCCTGGTGCTGCTCAGCCTGTGTCTGTGGGTGTTTGGCGGCAAGATATTGGATGCCACCACGGTCTGTTTGTTGGCGGTATCGCTGATGCTGGCCTTGCACGTGGTGTCGTGGAAGGACATCACCAAATACTCCAGCGCCTGGAACACCTTGGTGAACCTGGCGACGCTGGTGGTGATGGCCAACGGCCTGACGCGCTCCGGTTTTATCGACTGGTTCGCGCTGACCATGAGCACCCATCTGGACGGATTCTCGCCGGATATGACGGTTGTGGCGCTGGTCCTGGTGTTCTATTTCGCTCACTACCTGTTCGCCAGCCTGTCGGCGCACACGGCAACCCTGCTGCCGGTGATCCTTGCCGTCGGTAAAGGCCTGCCGGGCGTGCCTATGGAGCAGCTGTCGATGCTGCTGGTGCTGTCGATCGGTATCATGGGCGTGCTGACGCCGTACGCCACCGGTCCTGGGGTTATCATCTACGGCTGTGGCTATGTGAAGTCGAAAGACTACTGGCGGATGGGCGGTATTCTGGGCGTGGTGTACATCGCCGCGCTGTTGTTGATCGGCTGGCCGATTATGCGTTTGTGGATGTGA